AGAATGTCAACTCCTATATGAACTTATTAAAAGCGAAATGCTAAATAAAAGAACACCGCTACAGGGAGTTCTTTGGTTTTTCAATTTACTATTCGCTTTTGAAACAGGAGATCAAATCCGTTACCATATTCTTAAAAGTGAATATTGCTATTTATTGCTTGATAGATGTATTAAACAAACTGGTTCATCTTCAATTTTATATGCAGCCTATGTAATAGATAATGTAATACATAGAGACGGACATATAAAATACAGAGAAATCTATGAAAAGTATGGAGATATTTTAAAAATTTGGATGGAACAAGTGGATAATGATACTGCTTACCCTTTATCACTAATTTTAAATAATATGATAAACGAAGATGTAAATTGGAAAATTAAATGGGTTGAGTCTATAAATACCACTTCAATTCTTAGAAAACTAAAAGATATAAACACTAAATATCTTTATGATTGGGCACAGTTTATTAACCGTTTTTCAGTTTTACAAAATAGAGGGTGGAAAAATAAATTTTATTCAGAATTACCAAAACAAGAAATAGAATCATCACTTTCGAAAACCGATTATAACCATATAGGTGGAATGCTAAAAATGATATATACTTTATTGCAATTTGATAAGGTATATGGTCACAAAAAATTTATGGATAACCTAGCAATTATAAATCAGGCTTTAACATATAATTTTTCAGAGACATTAAGTAACCTCGGATTAGATTTCTTAATCTATATTTGCGGTGAAAATCTTTTCGATATTGGCCACCCAGATAAATTGCAAAAACAGTCGGCAAAAGCTTTTATTAATTGTATTACACCTCAAATGATTACCGATTGCTTAATAACAGGAACTCCTAGAGACTACGAACGATTATATAGATTTATTTATGAAATACATCGTTATGATCCTGAAAAAATGAAAAGCGCTATCTACGCTATTGACTTTAAAATATTAGATAAACAAACTATAGATTTGTGGAAAGTACAGCCGAGGGAGTTTATTATGCTCATTAATATGCTTTCGATTTATAGGTTAAAGGAAGTGGATAGTTGGATTTTTTCTCATTGCAAAGATATGGACTTTTTGCGACCGGTTTTGGTAGCATCTTCACCAAAATCAGTTGAACAATTTTTAAGTGAAGAAAAGGATGTCCTCCTTGTCGAAGATAGAGAAAATCGATGGGATTCATGTGCTTTTGCAGTTAAAAAAATAAAAGCATATAATAAAGGTATATGCAAGGAAGTATTACATAAAAATGGAGACCGTATCAAAAAAAGCATACTAGAGTTGACCCCACTTGATTGGGAAGATTACTTTAAATTTTTCGACCAACTTATCAAAGCTGATTCATCGTTTGTAAAATCTTTATTTGAGGAAATAAGTTTAGTAAATTTGATGAAAAGTTGGACAGATAAAATCAATTCTCCACGATACCCAGCTAATAAACAGAAAAAAGCTTTGCATGGATTTCAAAGATTACTTTTAATAATAGAGAAGTTTACTGATGATGCAGAGTTAAAGGAGATTATTATATGCATCAAATCCATGGTTATGATATAACAATTTCTAAAGCAAATAAGTTGGAGAGTTATATAATGAAGACTATTATTAAAATTTTTATGTATGGGAAACAGGCGCCAAGGAGGTATATATGCTAGAGCTAAATGATTTGATTATTAAAATTAATACTGAAACGTCAATACTTTTTTTAGGACAAGAGTATGAAAAAGGTTTGTATGTTGCAGAATTAAAAAAATTGCTGCCAGATAGTATAATTAAAAAAATATTTGTGAATGAGGAATTTTTATTATACTCAAATTTAATTGACTCAATTATTGACTATTGTGAAGAAGAACCCCACCAACAAGAGGTAGTTCTTGATTGTATGATAAGGGCAGAAGAAACGATTGCTGACAATAGATTTACTTTGTTAAGTTCAATGGGGTGGTGTGGGGTTGTTACATCATTAATGAACCAATTGCCTGGTTTTTCTGATTTACGATTGGTTCTATCTAGATTGGATATTAAGAATGATTATTTTTCTCGGAAAAAGCCATATATAACTTACTTGTTTGGTAAAGCTGGAAGTGATAAAGTTAGTATTCCCATAACATATGAAAATAAAATGGCCGCTCTTGCTAGAAAAAATGAGTTTTGGAGTAAAATAACTACTCGTTTAAAAATGAGTGGGGTACTAGTTATAGATGGATGGAATCCACAAAACGATTGGATAACTGATGATGATTTAAATACGTTTATAACTTTTCCAGAGAATAGTATATATTTTTTTAGCGTAACTGAATATATAAAAAGTCTCAAATCAATAAAAAAGCTTGTATCAAAAAAAATCGTTAACTTGTATGATGAAAACTTATATGACGTATTATGTAAATCTGGTTATGAGACTTTCGGTTCTTTGCAGTCTGACGATAATACAGAAGTTAGCGGAGTAGAAATAACAATTGATTCTGTTAATGATAAAATGGATAGCTCAATTCAATATTTAAGTTATCAAACTATTAATCAATTAGATGCTTCTGTAAATATATTGGATAATACGATTTTAGATAATCCAGATTATATAAATAGAGAAGAGTATTTTATGAGGTTTTTATCAACAGAGAATGGTGTGCCACTTTGGGGCGGATATGCATCAGGATTTTATTTTAGGAGAGACATAGATGATGAATTGTTTGAAAAAGTTGAAAAGCAACTAAGAAATACTGATCCAGCTAAAAGCCACGTTGTGTTATTGGAGGGAAGTAATTCTTCTGGAAAAACGACGACTTTAGGTAATTTGGCATATCGTATTCGTATAAAGAAAAAGTACCCAGTTGTTTATATTACTTCAAGGATGAAGGAAGAAGAACAATATGAGGATTTAGAACGATTAATAAAAAACCATATCAATGCTAAAATGGGAGCACGTAAGACCGTAATTATTTGGGATAAAAATACCTATGCAAAAGATGATGTATATGAAAATATGCGAAAAAATTTAGAAGAATGCAATGTTGTAATTGTAGGAAGTAGATATATTGTTAATGATAAGTCCGTAGAATCAAATGATAATTTTGAAACAGTTTCCTTAGATGATTATTTACATGAGGCAACAGAATTAATTGCTCTTCGTCAATCGTTAAAAACAATTTCGACCAGATGTGCAGATAACTTTGAGCAGATTGTGAAAAAAATCAAGTGCGTTTCAGATCAAGCAAGAGAACCTGAATATATGTATAAATTCAACTCCTATAGTAATAAAGGTAATTGGTTTTTGTTGATATTTTACAGATTGTTTGAGGAATTACATGATATCCAAAAAAGATCAGTTCGAAATGAGGCAAGTTTGGCTCAGGAAAGTTTTGTAAAGCTTTTAAAAGATTATTCCCTTAAAAAATTTAATGAAGGTACATTTTCTAAAATGTATGAGATATTAGGATTTAATAGACCTGATAATACGGGATACTATACGGAGAAGGTTTCTGAAATCTTTAATATGATAGCGGTGGCTGGAAAGTATGGATTGGAACTTCCAGCTATGGTGGTATATAGAGCCTATAAAAGTTTAGTTGGTGATTGGCAGAATTTTATTCAGAATATTGAGCGTAATAGTGTTATAGATATCAATTTGCATGAAGACGGTATAATGATGATCTATTTTCGGAGAGCATTAGAAGCATCATTATTTTTGGAACAGCAAGCGGCTAGTTATGAAGAACTTTTAGAATTAGAAGTAAATAGTTTACTTTTGGTAATCCGTAATACAAACTTTTATGATATGGATGGTGTAGATAGTGAGGCACTGCAAATTGTAAATTTAATAAGAAGATTTGGACCCAATGGGCCTGAGCCTACTAGATATAAAAAGTATTTTTATAAAATTGCAGAGGTAATTAATGAGGTAAATAGTGAAGTAAATGACGAGGCAATATTAGTAGCTAGTCACATGGTAAGAGAAGCATTTTGTGGGGATCCTAGGGATAATAGTGAAAACGTAATATTATTAAATGCAAGAACTAGGCTTCGTAAAGCAATTAATAAATATGGTAATAAAACTAAGTCGCAACAATTGGTAAGATTGAAGGTTGAAATATCTGCGAATTTATTAAAAAGCATTCCTAATGAGGGTTGTATTACTGAAATTGAACGCGAAATTTTCAATGAATTGGAGATGCATCTTGAATCAGTAATGGAAATTAATATTACAAGATTTTCAGTAGGCGTGTTTCTGGATGCTTTGTTAAGAGTGTATGATATTGAAAACAATAATAGAATAAAAGCTAAAATTTTAAGCCGTATGTTACAAATAGTTGATACTGTAAACGATAGTCAGTTTACTATATTTGGAGATAATATCCATAATAAAATATTAACTGTACTATCATATGCTCAAAAATATAGTGAGATTGAGGAAGAAAATAAGAAATTACTAGAAGAAGGCTCAGATGTTGGAATATATAGGCAAGTTATGAAGATATTAAAAGACTATTCTCCTATAACTACTCCAAATGAGGATGAAAAGATACGTATTTTAGCAGCAATAAAAATTCTAGAAGAGAACTTTCAAATTGTAAGAAATAAACCAAGATCACTTTATTTATATATTAGACTATTATGGATAGAATTTACAGGATTTCCACCTTTTACGGAAAAGCAATTTATAGCTTTAGATAATGAAAGATGGAGGAAACTTAGTAATTTATGTGAACTTTACATTGGTAATGAGGAGTCTCAAAAGAAACCATTTCCATACTTTATATTAGAGATGTATAATTTTAATAATGGCAGTATAAAGCCTTTTAAAGAAGTCACTGAGATAACACGTGAGTTTAGAAATCATTATTCTGCATATGTTACATATGCCATAATGTGCGATGAATATGGAAATCCTATAAAAGAAAATATAGAATTAAAAAGAAGTACAAACAGAAGATCTGAATATTCTGCAGTTTTTAATAATATAAAGTATCAAGGAATTGAGGCATATTTTAAGGATTCTAACTTTAAAGAGATAATTGATATAAGTGATGGTAGAAAGATAAAATCAGCATTAATTGGTTTCAATCTATATGGTCTTGTTGTATATGGTGAAAATGACTTGTATAGTCAGATAGGAGGGAGGAAATAATGGATACTCCTATCTATTCAGATGATCAATTTATTGATAAAGATGACGCTTTACAAAAATATATTATAAAGTTACTATCTGAATCTACTATAAAAGATATTAATAGTAGATTAACCTTTGTCAATCACGGAATATATATTTTTTCACAATACAGAGAAAAAAGATATATAATTAATGGTTTTGCAGAAGATCTTTTTTGGACAATGACAAGTAGGCTTTATGTGTTACTACATGACTGTGGTACTAGAGTTATAAAGTGTATTTTACAGGTAATCCATAATGATGGAAAACAGATATTAAAACCGTTCTTAGTGACTTCTGATACAGATATCGTACTCTTTGATAGGGCTAATAAATTCATTGATGATATAAAGATATTGAGGAATTCAGAACAGCATTGTATGAAGTTAGATAGTATAGTAGATGAGGCAAATGAACGTAAGTGTAAAATAATATTAAAGAAAATATGTGGAAATGAGATCCCAAAAACTCAAAATGAATGGGGAAAATGTATTCATTGGATTTTGGATAACTGTAATAATATGTATGTCCTGCTAAATGAACGATTGTTGTTTGCAGAAAAAAATGCAACCGAGTCACAAAAACAATATCTATTGGGAGGATATTATAGTTGTTTAGAAGAATACTACGAAGGTAATCAAGTTATGTTTAATGTTATTTGTGAAATTTTTCGTACAAGGCATAAGCCTTTCAACAAAATTTATATACAAGCGATAGTTAGTAGAGATACCCACCAAATCATAAATAAGTTTATGGAATTGATCAAATCTTCGCCTTTGAGAGTAGATCCTTATAAAGTTGTTTTGCAAGCGGCGGATTTTTACATAAAAATATAGGTAAATATTCAGCACTGCTATTTTATTAAAAATTTAGCTGTAATTTAAAGATTATTATTCAAATACAGTATAGAATATTTAGACTCTAGTCCTTATTTATAAATATTAAAAATTATAACATTATTAGAAAACATACGAAATAGAGGTGATCTTATATTAGATATTTTAAATATTTTTCCAGATATTCAGATGAAAGAAAAATTTATGATACTATTAAAGCCTCAATTTAATGAGCATAGATATATTATTCAAAAATGGGTCGATGGAATTAGTGATAGAGACAATAAAATAGTCAAATAATTTCAAATTACATTTCACTCGAGTTTTGGGAATTTTTTTATTGGCTCTATTTAAAGAGTTTGGATTTGAATTAGATCAGACACATGCTAGACCTGTTTTTATTATTAAAAAACCAGAAGAATATACATTGAAGCTGTTGTATCAAATATCAAGGCAGATTGGAGTCCCAGAAGAAACGAGGGGCTTGTTAACTTGGTCGTATGAACTTAGTGCCACTACATAAGGCTTATCATTATTAATCCAATCACATTTAACATAATTCTGAACATATTTATTTCTCTTTGATAAAATGGCATTAGCTTGACGAATTATAGCTTCATCCAAAACTTTATAATAATCGGTCTGTTCCTACGGTGGTATAAACATGGACATAAATCTAACTATGGAAGAGAGTACATCTATCCGATGATGGCTTTATTATACGGAAAGTATTTTTGACCGGAAAAGAAAAATATGAAGTAAGAGATTCAATTAAAAAGGTTGGGAGAGATGAAGATATTCCTATCGGAATTTTTAATAATCCTGAATACACAATATTTCGGCTATTTTATATACAAGCACAGTTTCTGTTGGGAAAATAACTTCTTTAAATGTATCAAACGGTGGAAGCTCGCTTAATAATGTATACAGCCTATACAGAGATTATGAAGGTAAAATGTGCCATATAAATTGAATATTGTTTGTTCACAATCACCAGAATATTTATCTGATGGAATTTCCATCTTTCATAAACCAAATGCAAAAAATATTCTTCCATTAGCTATTTGCTATTTCATATATTACACAATACTATGGAGATGTAGCTGGAATAGTAACGTTGTCAAACTCACCTACACTGGTTGTTAGGACGAATTTTCCAAAGGTTTTGTATGAGGTTTTATAAAATAGTTGTAAAATTTATGCCTTCGAATTATATATAATGTACTTATCGTTTTGTATTATTAAAATAAAGTTGTAAAATTTCACATGAAATACTCGCTACTTTAACACCTAAATTGATAAAAATGTTGTGAAATTTGACTATTAACTTGTGATTAAGGAGAAGTGTATGGAAACAAAAAACCCACTCCAACAAATTCTATTGGAACTTTAAGGATTCCAAATCAATTAACTTGACAAATATATTATACTTTCCACTTGACAAGTAAATACTTAATATATATACTGTAATTGAGGTGACAAATTATGGGAAATAGCTTTAGGAAAAAATTGATGGATAACGTTATAACTTCTGCAGAAGCAGCGGAAATGTTAGAAGTTACTAAACAGGCGGTTAACTTGTACGTTAAAGAGGGAAAGATTGAAAGTTTAAGAAATACTCCAAATGGTACTTTGTTTTTTAAACCTGATATCGAAGCATTTAAAGAAAGGATTAAAAAGCCTGCAGGAGTTAAAAAATATAAAAGTGACTCAGGCATTACAGTTAAAAGTTTGAAGTTTTTTGATGAAAATATCGGTAAACTATCTGAAATAGCGGCTGTATTCATATTCTTCAATGACTTCGATGCGATTTTAGATGGATTCTTTGATGTGGAAGAAGAGTTTGAATTAAATGGCTTGAAAAGAGTTGTGAACCCAACATGTGTAATTAGAGATATAAATGGGGATGAGATTTGGTTGGCCGGTGTGACATGTGGTTATGGTGGTGAAGGCCCTAGGGGTACAAAGACTATCTTTAGAAGCCTTGGTGTCGGTGAAGATATTATTGAAAAAGTAAGTTATCATCATGTTATAAAACTGTTTAGGGATGGTAGTGATTGGGAAGTTGTTTGTCATGGTTCAAGGTTAAACAATGTAGTGTCTTATTTTGAACCTAGTGCTGAAATATATTATTTCGCTAACAGGCTTGTCCTCGTTGAGACTGGGTTTAAAAGGTGGGATGAAAA
This region of Clostridium sp. BNL1100 genomic DNA includes:
- a CDS encoding helix-turn-helix domain-containing protein — encoded protein: MGNSFRKKLMDNVITSAEAAEMLEVTKQAVNLYVKEGKIESLRNTPNGTLFFKPDIEAFKERIKKPAGVKKYKSDSGITVKSLKFFDENIGKLSEIAAVFIFFNDFDAILDGFFDVEEEFELNGLKRVVNPTCVIRDINGDEIWLAGVTCGYGGEGPRGTKTIFRSLGVGEDIIEKVSYHHVIKLFRDGSDWEVVCHGSRLNNVVSYFEPSAEIYYFANRLVLVETGFKRWDENPIVLLDKYGSFIPDPKEINIFETDKQAIEYGYFINEIVTARRTAYKMIITDQSGRQLWLNTHIDGKVSIGKQEKVINAIKYLGFDDIKEDGLPDKIKAWLKKDILKIPPQPLSLIK